A segment of the Paramisgurnus dabryanus chromosome 5, PD_genome_1.1, whole genome shotgun sequence genome:
aaaaattttttttattaaattaatacatCAATATATATTATAGTCTCCAGAACAGAGGAACATAACTGTGATGATTTACGTGAAGTACACAAAACCTTTTTCTATGGCTTTCACTAAAAACAGGTAATCATCTAGTGCCTTAgtcttatttttttatcaatttaaataaaagtaaatcgtaGGTAATatatcaattttaaatacatatatatatttttttaaatacattaaataatataagTGCTTAAAAGTCATAAGGATTGGAAATGACATTagattgagtaaatgatgacaggttTTATTGAAGgtaaatttatttattctgctgaTCTGAATACTGATTGCAATACTATTAAATAACTTCTGTTACTTTTATTACTGTTGCACGAGTTTTAAAATACAAACTTCTGCTTATTCCATAGCACCGTGTTGCTTTGTATATAATGTACACTgtagtattattattacaagTGCAAAAAATACATAAACCACTATAAAACAGTGATGTATCTACATAATGTACATAAGTTCAAGTTGAACAAAAATAGCATTGATAGTGAACAAGGTAGTATTTTTTCATTCTGCATCCTCAGGGATGATGTCCCCTTGCATATTCACAAGCGCTGCACAGACTCTTAGGATTTTGTCCACTTTGTGCGACAAGCCAACAGGAACAGTCTGGGAGACAATTTTGAACACCTTGAGCCGTCTGATCACTTGATGAATCACACTGAATATGCTTCTTGTGCCCTTTACATCCTCATCAGACGATTGTCCATCTTTATTAGTATAAGCTGGCGTGACCAGATTTACCCCTCTCTCAAACAGCAAATTTCGAATCATAAAGCCTCTGCCTGCCATCACTTCATCGCCAGCTTGAAGATATTCCAGGAAGCCGGACTCTTGGGTAATCAACGTGTCACTACAGTTGCTTCCAAAAGCGGGGGAGATGAACATAATGTGTCCAGATGGGGCAACAGCAACCAAATACttgaaagtattaattgaacaATAGTCACTATAAGATTCCTGATTGCGAGCTCTTTGCAGAACCGTTTCAGAGCAGTCAATGATGCAGGTGGTGTTCGGGAAGTTTTCCATGAAGCGCCGAGGCCTTGTGGCACGGATTGTTCCTCGTGGCAGCCAGGGAACGTACGCTCTGGTGTGCTCCTCCATTGTGTCAATCCAGTAAGATAGAATTTGGCTTACCGCATCCTGCGACACCTGAAAACGTTCAGCAAGGTCCCCGTTTAGTAAATTCAACTTTAGCTTCATCATGGTCATCGTTATTTGATCCGTTGTGTGCATCTCAAAATTGCCTGTGTAGAACTGCTGCAGATATTTAACATGCTCTTTATACAAACTAAGAGTGAAGCCGGTGTACAATAAACAGGTGGTGTCATTCTTGAGAATATTAAGGGATTTGGGTGGTTCTTCATGGCACTGTGTTGAAACGTGGACCcccattacattttttttagaggCATAACTGTGATCTGCAAACGTCTGAACCTCACACTGATTGAATGCGTTGTTATTAATATGCTGTGGTGGAGACATCGGCTGCGCCGTGTTGACGTGACTTCGCTCAGCATCTGCAAGGTAGAAACACATGCACCACATTAAATTCAGCAAAACAAAAGTGTGCTGATATTAGATGGTTGCTTACCCTGTATGTACTCTAtgcaaaattaataaaaaataataaatcccgATAGAATTACGTCACAGTTATAACCATAGCGTAGCgcaataattaaattatttttatgccCAATCGAGGTGCCACAAAGAAATGCATAGACAAAGCCAAAGACAACTTTTACTTAAGTgattataaatatttatgcaCTGCATTTTATCTCCTGTAAAGTTACCTGGTCGACCACGTGTCCTGTCGAGCCTCGGAGTCTTGATTGGAGCATCATAGCCCAACCACTTTTCAGGAAACGGATGATCTTCCGTGGGTCTTCTATCAACAAAGTGGAATGAGCAAACATACGGGAATTTCGGCGGCTGTTTTAAGTTTAAAGCTTTTAACCAAAGCCGACGAGAGTCCTCCCCTTTCGGCGGTGGATGCAGATCATATGGTGCGCCACATCCACACTCAGCTTTGGTGCGTGGATTGTGGTCAAAACAAACGTCTTGAAGTAATTTATGGCGTTTGTACCAGCTGTTATGGCAACCTCGAACTGCACACATTATGCCTGTCCTTCTTGATgccatagtaaatattaaaagcCAGTCAAAACGGCATACTCGTGTCACTCGCAATAACTTCAGTGGTTTACCGGAAGTCATCCACAAAAGAGCTTAAAGGTGGCAGCGCGCATGCGcccttcttcttctttgagTTTATTGGCGGCTCGCATCCTTAAAAGAGCATTACCGCCATCTACTGTGGGTAATGGATCAGAGACACTAAAATCCTATTCCCCACACCATTCAGGAGTCAGGAccgactgtaaaaaaaactttattatgcattattttcataTATGTGTTTTTCTTTCGCCATAGCTTGTGCTAACACATCTGCTGCTTCATTCCCTAATACGTGAATTATGGGCCGGAACTTACAAAAACTATATTATTTGTCTGTTGCATCCTATATATATCTGTAATATCTCCAAAACACTGTCCTGTCTAGTTTCGGAGTTTTGAACTTCTAGGCATAACAAAGTTGAAATTGAATCGCGCATGctctgtttgtgtgtttcctgggttgATGTGTGTAGATGGGATACAGCCACGGACAAAATCTCGTGATATCTCACCGGATGAGCGCTGGTTTCATCCTAATCTgaccccaaacctaaccctaaacccaataATTCACGGGATTTAAGAAGGAAGTAGCTGTATTCTGTCTAGTCAGAGAACCGTTtttttttcatcctaatcctatacctaaaaccaacatctcgcgagatttggccGTTGCTATATCCCCTCTAGCCAGAGTCTGTTTCCTGGGCGGAGTTGCGCGGCGCCTTGTGCGGTGAAAACAAAACGCTGGTGGTGCACATGGATAACGTTATTTCACGAAAATAGTTTGTTTCTTAAGCAATACGTTTGTGTTTAGGCTTGCAGAAATAGTACAAGCTTTCAAAGCACGCTTCAAACGTGCAAGATATCTTAAATTTCATCGCAGTAGTCTCGCGTGCTAGGACTAAACGACACTTTCCTGCGAGAGTTTTAAAGCATGGCGAGCGAAGACGACACAACGCAGATTGAGCTGTTGGAGTTTGGCAAGAACTCAGAAGTGATCTTTGAAACCCCTTCACAAGATGTTGTTAAGTCTATTGATAACTGTTTTAAGCAGTTCAACAGGGATGCTTCAAATCACAAGCTGTCGCCGGACAGGTAAGTTAACACGTTGCAAATACCTGTATGAAGCATCAGCTGTTTATTATTAAAACCATTTCGCCTTATTCTATTCAAACTAATGCAATCATCATTATAGTTATTATATTTgttagaaatgtttttttattgttttatagcAGGGGTTTGTTGTTAAGTTGTATGTTATTTTTCCCTGCATCCCCTACAGTGACTCTGGTGATAGCCTGTTTTTAACCCAGTCTGTTACTTCAGCGGTCAGAACTGTGAGAAGGCGAAGATCAAGACATCGATCACAGTCCATTACCGACGATTCTGAGGATGGGAGGGAAGACAGATGCATAGAAAATGAAGACGATGAATATGAGGATAGAGGTTCAGGACACCGTCAGCAAACATTGTCTACAGGAAAAGAAAAACTCACTCATTATATTCCTCccaaaaaaacaaattttccATTTCTGTTGAAGTTACAAAAACATCAGCACCTGCCCGAACTGAAGCATCAAATTTTAGAGGTACATGAATGTTAATATTAGTGTGTTTTGTACTGTATTTGTGTTTCATAAAGGTGTCTTAAAAATTAACACAGCACATTTGACCTGTTAGGGCGTACTCACTCTATCCAAACCAAATTGCCCTTGGGCGCATTTGACtcccaaagcctggttcgtttgactCGTGTTATCGCTCTGTACCGTGCCCGGGATTAACCAAACCGCTCCCTGTCcggcttgcagaggtgggctggaGCGCGGTTCACTGTGTCAttgcgcaccaaacgactctgAGTAAAAAACACAGACTCAACATTACGATGAGTCccagcgctttacttcctgcgttgttcaaaacaatcgcatcctaaTGATGAATGCGTGCCGGGGCTTAGATCGATAAAGGTACAGTGTGACTGCGTGCTTCTGGGGCGTAGGGAGGGGGGACAATCGcactggggcatggtttggtttggataatgtgagtgcgcccttaggcTCTGTAACCAGTAAAAGAGACCGGATGTTTGGTTTTGGTTGCCATGTCCTGTTAAGCTGAAATTGCAAACTGCAACATATATGTAATGTTGCTTGCCATAGCCAAATTCTGGGTACAATAACATTCGAGAATAATTATAttccaagccacaagtaaaacgatccaacccccgtgtcggGTCGGGTTGTAATTTTCAGGCCCGTTGAGAACTGAAACGGTCCAACctccgtgtctctacaatgatGCTTtttgcttataaaagtcatagcacacctctcctcaataagccggtcgatttaaGCTGCCTTATTGGTCTAAAAATGTGTCCAGATGCAAGAAGAagaatatccctgagcaattataatagtgatgctttgcataaatgcaagcaccactaataataaatatttggaTAGTCAGCATGGCtctgttaaaggcggggtgcatgatctctgaaagccaatgttgatatttcaaaataacctaaacaaacacgcccctacgccagtacatacgcaacccaggcaacgatgttggttagtagacgcgcctcttactgctgattggctacaagtgtgtacTCGGCCAGTGTTTTTCAAAGCACCCTGGCTTTAAATAAATCACAGATTCTATTATTCTCagacattacatttttataatatctTGTCCATGTAAGTACACAATGATGCAAAAGCTAGAGTCACTTATCTTACACAGGCTAGTTTTAAACACACTGTCAttacatgttgttttattaccttatttttattttgttatatatttatttactagAACGCAGAAGTCGGAGGGTTCTACAAGTGCATAAAGaaaatccaagagggttatgtcAACACACATGGTGTAGAAATGTGGCAGTATGGGTAAGTTTTAAAAACTCAAGTATATTtcttaaaatcatttttttcccaacattaatttttttgtaaactttGTTTTAGGCTAAAAGAAGATTCAGATTTGGATGAGCAAAACAGTGATCATGAAGTCACAGTA
Coding sequences within it:
- the LOC135774275 gene encoding uncharacterized protein, yielding MTSGKPLKLLRVTRVCRFDWLLIFTMASRRTGIMCAVRGCHNSWYKRHKLLQDVCFDHNPRTKAECGCGAPYDLHPPPKGEDSRRLWLKALNLKQPPKFPYVCSFHFVDRRPTEDHPFPEKWLGYDAPIKTPRLDRTRGRPDAERSHVNTAQPMSPPQHINNNAFNQCEVQTFADHSYASKKNVMGVHVSTQCHEEPPKSLNILKNDTTCLLYTGFTLSLYKEHVKYLQQFYTGNFEMHTTDQITMTMMKLKLNLLNGDLAERFQVSQDAVSQILSYWIDTMEEHTRAYVPWLPRGTIRATRPRRFMENFPNTTCIIDCSETVLQRARNQESYSDYCSINTFKYLVAVAPSGHIMFISPAFGSNCSDTLITQESGFLEYLQAGDEVMAGRGFMIRNLLFERGVNLVTPAYTNKDGQSSDEDVKGTRSIFSVIHQVIRRLKVFKIVSQTVPVGLSHKVDKILRVCAALVNMQGDIIPEDAE